A stretch of the Malus sylvestris chromosome 10, drMalSylv7.2, whole genome shotgun sequence genome encodes the following:
- the LOC126586761 gene encoding uncharacterized protein LOC126586761 — translation MGTKQDPTGTQRNGVGPSTALAYLDPKYWDERFSSEEHYEWLKDYSHFRHLIQSHITPNSSVLELGCGNSHLSEELYKDGVTEITCIDLSAVAVENMQKKLQSKGFKEIKVLEADMLDLPFSNECFDVVIEKGTMEVLFVDSGDPWNPRPATVTKVMKMLEGVHRVLKPDGIYISISFGQPHFRRPFFDAPQFTWSVEWSTFGDGFHYFFYTLKKGRRSLDDKGSSKEKLETPSICLFQDELEGEDYLFRTNIDELNS, via the exons ATGGGTACAAAGCAAGACCCGACCGGAACCCAGAGAAATGGCGTTGGGCCATCTACTGCTCTCGCCTACCTGGATCCCAAATACTG GGACGAACGATTCTCCTCTGAGGAGCACTACGAGTGGCTCAAGGACTACTCTCACTTCCGCCACCTCATCCAATCTCATATCACTCCCAATTCCTCT GTGTTGGAGCTGGGTTGTGGAAACTCACACTTGTCCGAAGAGTTGTATAAAGATGGGGTTACGGAAATAACTTGCATTGATCTGTCCGCTGTTGCCGTAGAGAACATGCAGAAGAAGTTACAGTCTAAGGGTTTTAAAG AAATAAAAGTTCTGGAAGCTGACATGCTAGACCTGCCTTTTAGCAACGAGTGTTTTGACGTTGTTATTGAGAAAGGAACCATG GAGGTACTGTTCGTTGATAGCGGTGACCCGTGGAATCCACGACCTGCAACAGTAACCAAGGTCATGAAAATGCTTGAGGGTGTTCATAGGGTTCTGAAACCAGATGGCATTTACATCTCAATTTCTTTTGGACAG CCACATTTCAGGCGCCCTTTTTTCGATGCTCCACAATTTACCTGGTCTGTGGAGTGGAGTACCTttggtgatggatttcattACTTCTTCTATACATTGAAGAAG GGAAGAAGATCATTGGATGATAAAGGATCTAGTAAAGAGAAGTTAGAGACTCCGTCTATTTGTCTTTTTCAAGATGAGTTAGAGGGCGAAGATTATCTTTTTCGAACCAACATTGATGAACTCAATAGTTAG
- the LOC126586619 gene encoding probable E3 ubiquitin-protein ligase ARI2 isoform X2 — protein MEDCLVSDEEYYYSDQDSLDVIENEDCDLQWIPPKGATTKVITKESLLTAQKEDLRRVMDMLFLREHHARTLLIHHRWDVDRLFAVYVDKGKSWLFAEAGVTVVEHHDLDPSPPNSPLMCAICIEDVPSNETTKMDCGHCFCNTCWTEHFVVKINEGQSKRIRCMAHKCNAICDEAVVRNLVSKRHPHLAEKFDRFLLESYIEDNKRVKWCPSTPHCGNAIRVEDDQFCEIECSCGLQFCFSCLSQAHSPCSCLMWELWAKKCRDESETVNWITVHTKPCPKCHKPVEKNGGCNLVSCICGQAFCWLCGGATGRNHTWSSIAGHSCGRYKEDKEKNAERAKRDLYRYMHYHNRYKAHTDSFKLESNLEESIQKKVSISEEKDSNLRDFSWVNNGLSRLFRSRRVLSYSYPFAFYMFGEELFKDEMTKEEREIKQNLFEDQQQQLEENVEKLSKCLESPFDQYSENEVMDIRMQVINLSAVTDTLCQKMYDCIETDLLGSLQLGIHNIAPYKSKGIEKASDLPVSWVNNADKGPALHCGTSGGSTELEQPSGFGSSDESGCSSRKRARKEGLGGGFDLNLPAEVDRSDS, from the exons ATGGAGGATTGCTTGGTCAGCGACGAGGAGTACTATTACTCCGATCAGGACTCTCTCGACGTCATCGAGAACGAAGACTGTGATCTTCAGTGGATTCCCCCCAAGGGCGCCACTACTAAG GTGATTACCAAAGAATCTCTTTTAACTGCACAG AAGGAGGATTTGCGCAGGGTGATGGACATGCTATTCCTTAGGGAACACCATGCCAGGACTTTACTTATTCATCATCGCTGGGATGTTGATAGGCTTTTTGCAGTGTATGTAGATAAGGGAAAATCTTGGTTGTTTGCTGAAGCAGGTGTAACTGTCGTTGAGCATCACGATCTTGATCCATCACCTCCCAATTCACCACTAATGTGTGCTATTTGTATAGAAGATGTTCCTAGTAATGAGACGACAAAAATGGATTGCGGACATTGCTTTTGCAACACTT GTTGGACAGAGCATTTCGTCGTAAAGATAAATGAGGGTCAAAGTAAGCGCATTAGGTGCATGGCTCACAAATGCAATGCCATTTGTGATGAAGCCGTTGTCAGAAATCTAGTCAGTAAGAGGCATCCCCATCTTGCTGAAAAATTTGACCGTTTTCTTCTTGAGTCATATATTGAAGACAATAAAAGGGTTAAGTGGTGCCCAAGCACTCCTCATTGTGGGAATGCAATACGCGTTGAGGATGATCAGTTTTGTGAGATAGAATGTTCATGTGGTCTACAATTTTGTTTCAGTTGTTTATCACAAGCTCATTCACCTTGTTCATGTTTAATGTGGGAGCTTTGGGCCAAGAAGTGCCGAGATGAATCAGAGACAGTTAATTGGATCACAGTTCATACAAAACCTTGTCCTAAATGTCACAAACCCGTGGAGAAGAATGGTGGCTGCAACCTTGTGAGCTGTATCTGTGGACAAGCATTTTG TTGGCTATGTGGTGGAGCGACTGGTCGAAACCATACATGGTCAAGTATTGCAGGTCATAGCTGTGGTCGGTacaaagaagacaaagaaaaaaatgcTGAGAGGGCAAAGCGGGATCTTTACCGGTATATGCACTATCATAACCGGTACAAAGCTCATACTGATTCCTTTAAGCTTGAAAGTAACTTGGAGGAGAGTATACAAAAGAAGGTGTCAATTTCAGAGGAGAAGGATTCGAATCTCAGAGATTTTAGTTGGGTAAACAATGGACTCTCCAGACTTTTCAGATCAAGGAGGGTTCTTTCATATTCGTACCCATTTGCTTTTTATATGTTTGGAGAAGAGCTGTTTAAGGATGAGATGACaaaggaggaaagggaaataaaacaaaatttgtttgaGGACCAGCAGCAGCAACTTGAGGAAAATGTTGAGAAATTATCCAAGTGTTTGGAGTCGCCTTTTGATCAGTATAGTGAGAATGAAGTTATGGATATAAGGATGCAAGTGATCAATCTCTCAGCAGTTACAGATACCCTATGTCAGAAAAT GTATGACTGTATTGAGACTGATTTATTGGGCTCTCTACAACTTGGTATCCACAACATAGCTCCTTACAAGTCAAAGGGCATTGAGAAGGCATCAGACCTTCCCGTTAGTTGGGTCAATAATGCTGATAAAGGTCCAGCGTTGCATTGCGGCACAAGCG
- the LOC126586619 gene encoding probable E3 ubiquitin-protein ligase ARI2 isoform X3: protein MLFVSIRKDLTFWCIGIWVAFHSLNNFRIFFDILYHYCCWVFLSNKFWLCCSVLIWEFDGVSVLLQVITKESLLTAQKEDLRRVMDMLFLREHHARTLLIHHRWDVDRLFAVYVDKGKSWLFAEAGVTVVEHHDLDPSPPNSPLMCAICIEDVPSNETTKMDCGHCFCNTCWTEHFVVKINEGQSKRIRCMAHKCNAICDEAVVRNLVSKRHPHLAEKFDRFLLESYIEDNKRVKWCPSTPHCGNAIRVEDDQFCEIECSCGLQFCFSCLSQAHSPCSCLMWELWAKKCRDESETVNWITVHTKPCPKCHKPVEKNGGCNLVSCICGQAFCWLCGGATGRNHTWSSIAGHSCGRYKEDKEKNAERAKRDLYRYMHYHNRYKAHTDSFKLESNLEESIQKKVSISEEKDSNLRDFSWVNNGLSRLFRSRRVLSYSYPFAFYMFGEELFKDEMTKEEREIKQNLFEDQQQQLEENVEKLSKCLESPFDQYSENEVMDIRMQVINLSAVTDTLCQKMYDCIETDLLGSLQLGIHNIAPYKSKGIEKASDLPVSWVNNADKGPALHCGTSGNVLT from the exons ATGTTGTTTGTTTCAATTCGGAAAGACCTAACTTTTTGGTGTATTGGAATTTGGGTTGCTTTTCACTCTCTTAATAACTTTCGCATTTTTTTCGACATTTTGTATCATTATTGCTGTTGGGTATTTCTTTCAAATAAGTTTTGGCTCTGTTGTTCTGTACTTATTTGGGAGTTTGATGGTGTTTCTGTACTGTTGCAGGTGATTACCAAAGAATCTCTTTTAACTGCACAG AAGGAGGATTTGCGCAGGGTGATGGACATGCTATTCCTTAGGGAACACCATGCCAGGACTTTACTTATTCATCATCGCTGGGATGTTGATAGGCTTTTTGCAGTGTATGTAGATAAGGGAAAATCTTGGTTGTTTGCTGAAGCAGGTGTAACTGTCGTTGAGCATCACGATCTTGATCCATCACCTCCCAATTCACCACTAATGTGTGCTATTTGTATAGAAGATGTTCCTAGTAATGAGACGACAAAAATGGATTGCGGACATTGCTTTTGCAACACTT GTTGGACAGAGCATTTCGTCGTAAAGATAAATGAGGGTCAAAGTAAGCGCATTAGGTGCATGGCTCACAAATGCAATGCCATTTGTGATGAAGCCGTTGTCAGAAATCTAGTCAGTAAGAGGCATCCCCATCTTGCTGAAAAATTTGACCGTTTTCTTCTTGAGTCATATATTGAAGACAATAAAAGGGTTAAGTGGTGCCCAAGCACTCCTCATTGTGGGAATGCAATACGCGTTGAGGATGATCAGTTTTGTGAGATAGAATGTTCATGTGGTCTACAATTTTGTTTCAGTTGTTTATCACAAGCTCATTCACCTTGTTCATGTTTAATGTGGGAGCTTTGGGCCAAGAAGTGCCGAGATGAATCAGAGACAGTTAATTGGATCACAGTTCATACAAAACCTTGTCCTAAATGTCACAAACCCGTGGAGAAGAATGGTGGCTGCAACCTTGTGAGCTGTATCTGTGGACAAGCATTTTG TTGGCTATGTGGTGGAGCGACTGGTCGAAACCATACATGGTCAAGTATTGCAGGTCATAGCTGTGGTCGGTacaaagaagacaaagaaaaaaatgcTGAGAGGGCAAAGCGGGATCTTTACCGGTATATGCACTATCATAACCGGTACAAAGCTCATACTGATTCCTTTAAGCTTGAAAGTAACTTGGAGGAGAGTATACAAAAGAAGGTGTCAATTTCAGAGGAGAAGGATTCGAATCTCAGAGATTTTAGTTGGGTAAACAATGGACTCTCCAGACTTTTCAGATCAAGGAGGGTTCTTTCATATTCGTACCCATTTGCTTTTTATATGTTTGGAGAAGAGCTGTTTAAGGATGAGATGACaaaggaggaaagggaaataaaacaaaatttgtttgaGGACCAGCAGCAGCAACTTGAGGAAAATGTTGAGAAATTATCCAAGTGTTTGGAGTCGCCTTTTGATCAGTATAGTGAGAATGAAGTTATGGATATAAGGATGCAAGTGATCAATCTCTCAGCAGTTACAGATACCCTATGTCAGAAAAT GTATGACTGTATTGAGACTGATTTATTGGGCTCTCTACAACTTGGTATCCACAACATAGCTCCTTACAAGTCAAAGGGCATTGAGAAGGCATCAGACCTTCCCGTTAGTTGGGTCAATAATGCTGATAAAGGTCCAGCGTTGCATTGCGGCACAAGCG
- the LOC126586619 gene encoding probable E3 ubiquitin-protein ligase ARI2 isoform X1, with protein sequence MLFVSIRKDLTFWCIGIWVAFHSLNNFRIFFDILYHYCCWVFLSNKFWLCCSVLIWEFDGVSVLLQVITKESLLTAQKEDLRRVMDMLFLREHHARTLLIHHRWDVDRLFAVYVDKGKSWLFAEAGVTVVEHHDLDPSPPNSPLMCAICIEDVPSNETTKMDCGHCFCNTCWTEHFVVKINEGQSKRIRCMAHKCNAICDEAVVRNLVSKRHPHLAEKFDRFLLESYIEDNKRVKWCPSTPHCGNAIRVEDDQFCEIECSCGLQFCFSCLSQAHSPCSCLMWELWAKKCRDESETVNWITVHTKPCPKCHKPVEKNGGCNLVSCICGQAFCWLCGGATGRNHTWSSIAGHSCGRYKEDKEKNAERAKRDLYRYMHYHNRYKAHTDSFKLESNLEESIQKKVSISEEKDSNLRDFSWVNNGLSRLFRSRRVLSYSYPFAFYMFGEELFKDEMTKEEREIKQNLFEDQQQQLEENVEKLSKCLESPFDQYSENEVMDIRMQVINLSAVTDTLCQKMYDCIETDLLGSLQLGIHNIAPYKSKGIEKASDLPVSWVNNADKGPALHCGTSGGSTELEQPSGFGSSDESGCSSRKRARKEGLGGGFDLNLPAEVDRSDS encoded by the exons ATGTTGTTTGTTTCAATTCGGAAAGACCTAACTTTTTGGTGTATTGGAATTTGGGTTGCTTTTCACTCTCTTAATAACTTTCGCATTTTTTTCGACATTTTGTATCATTATTGCTGTTGGGTATTTCTTTCAAATAAGTTTTGGCTCTGTTGTTCTGTACTTATTTGGGAGTTTGATGGTGTTTCTGTACTGTTGCAGGTGATTACCAAAGAATCTCTTTTAACTGCACAG AAGGAGGATTTGCGCAGGGTGATGGACATGCTATTCCTTAGGGAACACCATGCCAGGACTTTACTTATTCATCATCGCTGGGATGTTGATAGGCTTTTTGCAGTGTATGTAGATAAGGGAAAATCTTGGTTGTTTGCTGAAGCAGGTGTAACTGTCGTTGAGCATCACGATCTTGATCCATCACCTCCCAATTCACCACTAATGTGTGCTATTTGTATAGAAGATGTTCCTAGTAATGAGACGACAAAAATGGATTGCGGACATTGCTTTTGCAACACTT GTTGGACAGAGCATTTCGTCGTAAAGATAAATGAGGGTCAAAGTAAGCGCATTAGGTGCATGGCTCACAAATGCAATGCCATTTGTGATGAAGCCGTTGTCAGAAATCTAGTCAGTAAGAGGCATCCCCATCTTGCTGAAAAATTTGACCGTTTTCTTCTTGAGTCATATATTGAAGACAATAAAAGGGTTAAGTGGTGCCCAAGCACTCCTCATTGTGGGAATGCAATACGCGTTGAGGATGATCAGTTTTGTGAGATAGAATGTTCATGTGGTCTACAATTTTGTTTCAGTTGTTTATCACAAGCTCATTCACCTTGTTCATGTTTAATGTGGGAGCTTTGGGCCAAGAAGTGCCGAGATGAATCAGAGACAGTTAATTGGATCACAGTTCATACAAAACCTTGTCCTAAATGTCACAAACCCGTGGAGAAGAATGGTGGCTGCAACCTTGTGAGCTGTATCTGTGGACAAGCATTTTG TTGGCTATGTGGTGGAGCGACTGGTCGAAACCATACATGGTCAAGTATTGCAGGTCATAGCTGTGGTCGGTacaaagaagacaaagaaaaaaatgcTGAGAGGGCAAAGCGGGATCTTTACCGGTATATGCACTATCATAACCGGTACAAAGCTCATACTGATTCCTTTAAGCTTGAAAGTAACTTGGAGGAGAGTATACAAAAGAAGGTGTCAATTTCAGAGGAGAAGGATTCGAATCTCAGAGATTTTAGTTGGGTAAACAATGGACTCTCCAGACTTTTCAGATCAAGGAGGGTTCTTTCATATTCGTACCCATTTGCTTTTTATATGTTTGGAGAAGAGCTGTTTAAGGATGAGATGACaaaggaggaaagggaaataaaacaaaatttgtttgaGGACCAGCAGCAGCAACTTGAGGAAAATGTTGAGAAATTATCCAAGTGTTTGGAGTCGCCTTTTGATCAGTATAGTGAGAATGAAGTTATGGATATAAGGATGCAAGTGATCAATCTCTCAGCAGTTACAGATACCCTATGTCAGAAAAT GTATGACTGTATTGAGACTGATTTATTGGGCTCTCTACAACTTGGTATCCACAACATAGCTCCTTACAAGTCAAAGGGCATTGAGAAGGCATCAGACCTTCCCGTTAGTTGGGTCAATAATGCTGATAAAGGTCCAGCGTTGCATTGCGGCACAAGCG